The DNA segment TTAGTCTCCCACTGCTCATATTGCAAACGCCCTTCGACAAATATCGGCGACCCCTTAGTCAAATACTCCTTACATGTCTCCGCCTGCCGCCCCCACGCCACGACGTCCACATAGCATACCTCATCTCTGATCTGCCCGTCTTGTGCACGATAAGTGCTATTTATCGCCAAACCCATATCCGCTACAGCCACCCCCTTAGGCGTGTAACGCACCTCAGGATCACGCGTCAGATTTCCTATCAGCATTACCTTATTCAAATCAGCCATAACCCACTCTCCCAAAATCCTCTCTTCTCTTAATCCACCTCCACTTGTTCCGCATCCGCCGCCGCAGCTGTCCCAGCCCCGACCACACGTCCATAGTCCTTGGGCTTCTCCTCTCTAAAATAAACCTGCCGAAATACATGCTCATTAAAACGCAACCGTTGTTGCACCCCCTTCAAGTTCTCAGGCTCCATCAAAAACTGTATACTCACATAATAACCACTATCTATATCATGATCTCCGCGCGCAAACTTCCGACGATCCATCTTCTGCGTCCCCACTATCTCGCCTCCTCCCCCCACAATCTCCTTCTCCAAACCCTCTATGACCCCCTTCAGATCATCCTCCCTATCTTTCAAATCCAAAATAAATATCCCCTGATAACGTCTCTTCATAGGTCAACTCATCTCCATTCTTCTATTAAAGAATTGCATAGCTAGCGACAATCCCTCACGTTGGCAACAACAAACTGCATCCACCGCCCGCTCCACCATCTCCCGCATCCTCCCCTCCTCATCCCGCCTAAAACGCCCCAACACATACTCCTCAAGCGTCATCCCCGGCTCCATAGCCCCACCCACCCCACACCGCACTCGCGCATAATCCCTCCCTCCAAGCGACTCCTCAATCGAGCGCAATCCATTATGCCCACCACTCCCCCCACCTCCTCGCACCCGCACCCTCCCCAAAGGCAACGCCACATCATCCACCACCACCAACACCTCCTCCACCCTC comes from the Candidatus Methylacidiphilales bacterium genome and includes:
- a CDS encoding single-stranded DNA-binding protein, with amino-acid sequence MADLNKVMLIGNLTRDPEVRYTPKGVAVADMGLAINSTYRAQDGQIRDEVCYVDVVAWGRQAETCKEYLTKGSPIFVEGRLQYEQWETKDGEKRNRIRVRAERVQFLGRGGGRSSGAESQEKRGGGQASDGSLERKSAGSDDAAMADIPEDDIPF
- a CDS encoding 30S ribosomal protein S6, coding for MKRRYQGIFILDLKDREDDLKGVIEGLEKEIVGGGGEIVGTQKMDRRKFARGDHDIDSGYYVSIQFLMEPENLKGVQQRLRFNEHVFRQVYFREEKPKDYGRVVGAGTAAAADAEQVEVD
- the pth gene encoding aminoacyl-tRNA hydrolase — translated: MGERRRFRWIVGLGNPGERYVGTRHNVGFMVVDELVKRRGLSWRLEREWEAEVAEGRGEDGERYWVMKPMTWMNRSGEAVRRALAWERGRVEEVLVVVDDVALPLGRVRVRGGGGSGGHNGLRSIEESLGGRDYARVRCGVGGAMEPGMTLEEYVLGRFRRDEEGRMREMVERAVDAVCCCQREGLSLAMQFFNRRMEMS